ATCCAAATAACGGCTTAGGCGATCTTTTTATAAAAATAGAAAATTCAAAACTAAAAGATAAAATCTTAGCTAAATTTGATGAAATTTACGCTTCAAGACCAAGTCTTAGCATGGTAAATAGTGATAAAGGCATAACAAATCTTCACGTTCCAAGTGATGTGATAATTGATGCTTCAATGCCTGCTATGCTAAGAAATAGTGGCAGACTTTGGGATAAAGATGCTAAAGAAGTAGAGGCTTTAGCTGTTATTCCAGATAAGAGTTATGCTGTAGTTTATGAGGCGATGATTAAGGATTTAAAAGAAAATGGCACTTTAGATCCAAGCCAAATAGGAAGTGTGACAAATATCGGTCTTATGGCTAAAAAAGCCGAGGAATATGGAAGCCATGATAAGACTTTTATCATAGAAAGTGATGGACAAATCATAGTAAATGACTCAAATGGTGAAGAAATTTTCAGATTTGAAGTAGAAAAGGGCGATATTTTTAGAATGACTCAAACTAAAAGTGAGCCTATAAAAAACTGGGTAAAACTAGCCTTTGATAGAGCAAAGCTAACGGGCGAAAAAGCAATTTTTTGGCTAGATGAAAAAAGAGCTCATGATAGAAATTTAATAATGCTTGTAAAAGATGAGTTAAAAAAGTATGACTTAAAAGGCTTTGATTATGAAATTTTAGATCCATTTAGCGCAACGCTTAAAACAAATCAAACCATAAGAGAAGGTAAAAACATTATAAGCGTAACTGGCAATGTTTTAAGGGATTATTTAACTGATCTTTATCCGATTTTAGAGCTTGGAACTAGTGCTAAAATGCTCTCAATAGTTCCGCTTTTAAATGGTGGCGGTATGTTTGAAACTGGAGCTGGTGGGTCAGCACCAAAACATGTTGAACAACTAGTAAGTGAAAACCACCTAAGATGGGATAGTTTAGGCGAGTTTATGGCATTAATCGTTAGTCTTGAACATTTAGGCACACAAAATGCTAAAATTTTAGCCAAAGCTTTAGATAAAGCTGTTTCAAGGTTTTTAAAAGAGGATAAAAGTCCTAAAAGAAGAGCAGGAGAACCAGATAATAGAAACTCACACTTTTATTTAGCTATGTATTTTGCTGATGAGTTAACTAAAACTGAGCTTGGAAATATCTACTCAGACTTAGCTTTAAACCTTAAAAACAACGAAGCAAAGATTAATGATGAGCTTTTAAGCGTTCAAGGAAAAAGTGTAGATCTTGGTGGGTATTATAAATTTGATGATGAAAAAGCATCTTTAGTTATGAGACCTAGCAAAACCTTAAACGATATCATAAACTAAAAGGAAAATTCGTGAAAGTAGGAATCATAGGAGCTGGAAATATCGGCTCAGCTCTTGCTAGTTTGCTTATGCTAAGTGATTTTGTATCTGAAATTTCACTTATTGATATTAGGGATGATTTTGTAAAAGGTAGAGCTTTAGATCTAGAAACTATGAGTGTTATTTTAAAAAAAGATATCAAAATCAATCACTCTAAAAGCTATGAAATTATTAGAAATTTTGACATCTTAGTTATCACAGCTGGAGTTGCTAGAAAGCTAGATCAAACTAGAGATGATCTTCTTAAAATAAACGCTAGTATAATAGGCGAAATTTCACAAAATATAGCCAAATTTGCACCAAATTCTACTATGATAATGGTTACAAATCCTCTTGATGTTCTTACTTACTACGCTTATAAAAAAAGTGGCTTTAAGCCTAGTAAGGTTATAGGTATGGCAGGAGAGTTAGACTCAGCAAGAGCAAATTTAAATTTAGCTAAAAAAGAGCAAATTTCACCCCTTAAAGATAGTGCTTATGTATTAGGTACGCATGATGATGAGATGATTGTAGAGCCAAATTTTATATCTGATGAGACTAAAAAAGCTGGTCAAGTTATTACTAAGCTAACTGGTAGTTCAGCATATTTTGCTCCAGCAGCTGCTGTTTATAAGATGATAAAGGCTTTGAAATTTGGTGGAGTTGTGATATGTTCGGTTATTGATGAAAACAGGGGCGTATCGTATGGACAAAAGGTTTTGCTAAAAGATATGGAGGTTAGTGAAATTTTAAAATCTCCAAAGATTGATGTTACAAATTTAAAAGACAAAATATCTCTTTTGGAGTGATAATTAAATAATATTTAAAAAACAGTTATAAAATTTAGCATTTTAGAAAGCTAAGGAAAAAATTTATGGAAAAAGAAGTTGCGGTTTGGACTGATGAGAGTCGTTGTAAGGGATGCAATATCTGTGTAAGCTACTGTCCTAGTGGGACTTTAGCTATGAGATATGAACCAAGTGCCATTCAAGGCATTATGATAGAAGTAATTGACGCTAGTACCTGTATCGGGTGTAGGGATTGTGAGACGCATTGTCCTGATTTTGCTATATTTGTAGCTGATAAAGGCTTTAAATTTGCAAAACTAACTCAAGAGTCAAAAGCTAGAAGTGAAGCGATAAAATCAAATAATTACATGCTTCCAGAGGATTTTGGAGGTGATAAATGAGAGAGCTTATAGCAGTTGGAAATTCTCTTGTGGCAAAGGCTGCAGTTGAGTGCGGATGTAGGTTTTTTGGTGGATATCCTATAACTCCATCTAGTGAGATAGCTCACGAAATGAGCTCACTCTTACCAAAAAATGGTGGAACTTTTATCCAGATGGAAGATGAAATTTCAGGCATTTCGGTTGCTATTGGTGCTTCTATGAGCGGAGTTAAGGCGATGACAGCTAGTAGTGGACCTGGAATTTCACTTAAAGCTGAGCAAATCGGACTAGCTTTTATAGCTGAAATTCCACTTGTTATTATAAATGTTATGCGTGGTGGTCCTTCAACTGGACTTCCAACTCGCGTCGCTCAAGGTGATATTTTACAGGCTAAAAACCCAACTCACGGGGATTTTCAAAGCATAACTTTAGCACCTGGAAATTTAGAAGAGTGCTACACTATGACAATAAAGGCATTTAACTTAGCTGAGAGATTTATGACTCCTGTATTTTTGCTTTTAGATGAGACTGTGGGGCATATGCAAGCAAAGGTGAGCATTCCTGAAATTTCAGACCTTGAAGTTATAAATAGAGCTGTATTTAAAGAAGATCCAAGCGAGTACTTGCCATATAAAGCAGGAAAAGACGAACCAGCCATACTAAATCCTTTTTTTACAGGTTATAACTACCACATAACCGGACTTCATCACGGAAATAGCGGTTTTCCAACTGAAGATGGCACTATAGTTGACTATAATATAAAAAGGCTTTTTAATAAAATTTTAAACCATAAAGATGAAATTTTAGAATTTGAAGAGTATTTTTTAGAAGATGCTGAAATTTGTATTATAGCGTATGGAAGCCTAAATTTAAGTGTAAAAGTAGCGATAGATCGCCTAAGAAGAGATGAGGGTATAAAAGTAGGGCTTTTTAGACCCATAACTCTATGGCCAAGTCCTGCTGAAAAGCTAAGAGAGGTTGGTTCTAAATTTAAAAAGCTCTTAGTTATAGAACTAAATTTGGGTCAGTATTTAGGCGAGATAGAACGAACCACAAAAAGAGATGATATCTATACTTTACTTAAGGCAAATGGTCGCCCAATAAGTCCTGATGAGATAATAGCTAAGGTTAAGGAGATGGAAAATGGCATTTAATTATGATAAATATTTAAGGACAGATAAGCTTCCAACTCTATGGTGCTGGGGCTGTGGGGATGGTGTGATACTAAAAGCAGTTATTAGAGCTATGGATACACTAGGCTGGGATAGTAAGGATGTTTGTATCGTTAGTGGAATAGGGTGTTCTGGAAGATTTTCAAGCTATATAAACTGTAACACTGTCCATACAACTCACGGCAGGGCCATAGCGTACGCAACCGGCATAAAACTAGCAAATCCAACTAAAAATGTTATCGTTATAACTGGAGATGGCGATGGTTTGGCAATCGGCGGAAATCACACAATTCATGGCTGTAGACGAAATATCGGACTAAATCACATCTTAATAAATAACTTCATATACGGACTTACCAACTCTCAAACTAGCCCAACAACACCAAAGGGCTTTTGGACTGCTACGGCAAATAAAGGTAACATTGATCCAAATTTTGATGCTTGTAAACTTGCAATCGCAGCAGGAGCGACTTTTGTAGGTAGAGAAAATGTCATAAACTCAGACCGCCTTGTTAAGCTTTTTGTTAAAGGTTTTGAGCATGATGGGTATAGCTTTTTTGATATATTTTCAAATTGTCATGTAAATTTAGGAAGAAAAAACAAAATGGCACAAGCTACTGATATGCTCAAATGGATAGATGGTATGTGCGTAAATAAAATCAAATTTGATAAACTGACTAAAGAAGAGCAAGTTGGGAAATTTCCAGTAGGTGTACTTCACGAAGACAGTAGCCATATAGAGTACACTAAAGCTTATGCTAAAGTTATAGATGCATATCAAG
The sequence above is a segment of the Campylobacter corcagiensis genome. Coding sequences within it:
- a CDS encoding 2-oxoglutarate synthase subunit alpha; its protein translation is MRELIAVGNSLVAKAAVECGCRFFGGYPITPSSEIAHEMSSLLPKNGGTFIQMEDEISGISVAIGASMSGVKAMTASSGPGISLKAEQIGLAFIAEIPLVIINVMRGGPSTGLPTRVAQGDILQAKNPTHGDFQSITLAPGNLEECYTMTIKAFNLAERFMTPVFLLLDETVGHMQAKVSIPEISDLEVINRAVFKEDPSEYLPYKAGKDEPAILNPFFTGYNYHITGLHHGNSGFPTEDGTIVDYNIKRLFNKILNHKDEILEFEEYFLEDAEICIIAYGSLNLSVKVAIDRLRRDEGIKVGLFRPITLWPSPAEKLREVGSKFKKLLVIELNLGQYLGEIERTTKRDDIYTLLKANGRPISPDEIIAKVKEMENGI
- a CDS encoding 4Fe-4S dicluster domain-containing protein, with the protein product MEKEVAVWTDESRCKGCNICVSYCPSGTLAMRYEPSAIQGIMIEVIDASTCIGCRDCETHCPDFAIFVADKGFKFAKLTQESKARSEAIKSNNYMLPEDFGGDK
- a CDS encoding lactate/malate family dehydrogenase, with amino-acid sequence MKVGIIGAGNIGSALASLLMLSDFVSEISLIDIRDDFVKGRALDLETMSVILKKDIKINHSKSYEIIRNFDILVITAGVARKLDQTRDDLLKINASIIGEISQNIAKFAPNSTMIMVTNPLDVLTYYAYKKSGFKPSKVIGMAGELDSARANLNLAKKEQISPLKDSAYVLGTHDDEMIVEPNFISDETKKAGQVITKLTGSSAYFAPAAAVYKMIKALKFGGVVICSVIDENRGVSYGQKVLLKDMEVSEILKSPKIDVTNLKDKISLLE
- a CDS encoding 2-oxoglutarate ferredoxin oxidoreductase subunit beta; the protein is MAFNYDKYLRTDKLPTLWCWGCGDGVILKAVIRAMDTLGWDSKDVCIVSGIGCSGRFSSYINCNTVHTTHGRAIAYATGIKLANPTKNVIVITGDGDGLAIGGNHTIHGCRRNIGLNHILINNFIYGLTNSQTSPTTPKGFWTATANKGNIDPNFDACKLAIAAGATFVGRENVINSDRLVKLFVKGFEHDGYSFFDIFSNCHVNLGRKNKMAQATDMLKWIDGMCVNKIKFDKLTKEEQVGKFPVGVLHEDSSHIEYTKAYAKVIDAYQENTAINFKDIV
- a CDS encoding NADP-dependent isocitrate dehydrogenase translates to MIIYTYTDEAPALATYSLYPIIKHFLEKASIDITTADISLAGRILANFPEYLNEDQKVKDYLQILGELTKKSDANIIKLPNISASLPQLLDCIKELQDKGFKVPNYPNEPKDEKERLIKERYAKILGSAVNPVLREGNSIRRAAGAVKEYAKANPHSNGVWNKNTKTKVCYMDGGDFYSNEKSKIFENSTNLEVEFIPKNGDKKLLKELNIQAGEVVDATFMSAKKLDEFIAKSIDLAKDESLLYSVHLKATMMKVSDPVIFGHFVKGFFDEVFTEFQGELKALGVNPNNGLGDLFIKIENSKLKDKILAKFDEIYASRPSLSMVNSDKGITNLHVPSDVIIDASMPAMLRNSGRLWDKDAKEVEALAVIPDKSYAVVYEAMIKDLKENGTLDPSQIGSVTNIGLMAKKAEEYGSHDKTFIIESDGQIIVNDSNGEEIFRFEVEKGDIFRMTQTKSEPIKNWVKLAFDRAKLTGEKAIFWLDEKRAHDRNLIMLVKDELKKYDLKGFDYEILDPFSATLKTNQTIREGKNIISVTGNVLRDYLTDLYPILELGTSAKMLSIVPLLNGGGMFETGAGGSAPKHVEQLVSENHLRWDSLGEFMALIVSLEHLGTQNAKILAKALDKAVSRFLKEDKSPKRRAGEPDNRNSHFYLAMYFADELTKTELGNIYSDLALNLKNNEAKINDELLSVQGKSVDLGGYYKFDDEKASLVMRPSKTLNDIIN